Below is a genomic region from Actinoallomurus bryophytorum.
GCATGATCAACTGGTTCGGCCTGCCCGACCGGCGATTGTGCCCCCTGTGCGGCCGGCCGCCAGACGACGGGCTCCGGCGGCGTGCTGATGGGCCCGCACGATGGAGGAATCCACCGACACCTCCCGGTCCAGTTCATCGATCGCCTCGGCGATCACCTGCGCCTTAGAGACCAGCATCGTGAGCGTGCCGTTACGAGACCAGCGCCAAAACCGGTTGTAGACCGTCTTCCACGGCCCGTACCGCTCCGGCAGATCCCGCCAGGCCACCCCGGTCTTGGCCTTGAACAACATCCCATTGATCACCCGCCGGTCATCCACCCGCGGCCGCCCAGCAGCACCCGAAACAGGCAGCAACGGCTCAATCACCTGCCACTGCTCATCACTCAACTCATGCCTACGCACCACAAACCAAGATCAAACCAGACCAACCCAGCCAGCTTTGAGGACACGCCCTAGCCCGAAATGGCCAGTGACGCGGTGAGCACCTCGCGCGCCTCCGTGAGAGAGGGGCCGTACCACTCCAGGTGACGCCCGCTCACCAGCGCCACCGGCAGGTCCGGAAACGCCTCCGGGCCGTCGGCGGCGCCGAACGCGTACGGCTCGTCGGGCAGGATGACCACGTCCGGGCGGTGGTGGAGCATCCGCTCCACCGGCACCTTCGGGTACCGCTCGGCGTCGCCGGCGTACAGGTTCGCGACGCCGAGCCGCGCCAGAACGTCGCCGGCGAAGGTCTCGCGCCCCAGCACCATCCAGGGCCGCCGCCAGATCGGGACGACCGCCGTACGCGACGCCGGCGGCGGCGACTCCAGGACGTCCGCCCAGGCCGCGCGAGCGCCGGCCAGCCAGGACGGCTCGTCAAGGCCGCACGCGGCCAGCATCGCGCCCAGGCCGGTCAGCGCCTCGGGCAGGGTGCGGATGACCGTCACCCAGACCGGGATCCCGGCCGCGCGCAGGATCTCCAGGTCGGCCGGGCGGTTCTCCTCGAAGTTGGCCACGACCAGGTCAGGCTCCAGCGCGATGATCCGGTCCGTGTCGGGGTTCTTGGTGCCCCGCACCCGTACGACGTCCAGCCCGGCCGGGTGCGTGCACCAGTCGGTGGCACCGGCCAGGAGCCCCGGCGCGGTCGTGGCGATCGCCTCGGTCAGCGACGGCACGAGCGACACGACGCGCCGCACGCGCCCGGGCGGGCTCACGTCTCCAGGCGCGCGAGGAACTCCTCCGCCGTCATCAGGCCCGGGCTCAGGCCCTCGCGCGCCATCCGGTTCGCCAGGCTCCGCAGCAGCTCGTTCACGGGGGTCGGCACGCCGTGCTCGCGGCCGAGCAGGACGATCTCGCCGTTGAGGTAGTCGACCTCGATCGTGCCGGTGCCGCGCTGCAGGCTCTGGTGTGTCGAGCCGCCGAGCCGGTCGCGGCCACGGACCGGCCTGGCCCGCGCGAGCACGGTGACGCCGCGCTCGGCCTCGATGCCCGCCACGCGCAGGCAGGCGGCGCCCTCCTCGCGGGCCATGCGGGCGATCTCACGGCCGGCCTCGCCGGGGCCG
It encodes:
- a CDS encoding helical backbone metal receptor, which translates into the protein MSPPGRVRRVVSLVPSLTEAIATTAPGLLAGATDWCTHPAGLDVVRVRGTKNPDTDRIIALEPDLVVANFEENRPADLEILRAAGIPVWVTVIRTLPEALTGLGAMLAACGLDEPSWLAGARAAWADVLESPPPASRTAVVPIWRRPWMVLGRETFAGDVLARLGVANLYAGDAERYPKVPVERMLHHRPDVVILPDEPYAFGAADGPEAFPDLPVALVSGRHLEWYGPSLTEAREVLTASLAISG